A genomic window from Paenibacillus sp. FSL K6-0276 includes:
- a CDS encoding Gfo/Idh/MocA family oxidoreductase: MNRKDGMTYAPTHETKPVVKPGEFIIAAIALDHGHIYGMCNGLVEAGAELKWVYDPDEEKVRAFMAKYPGVRAAESMNEILEDSEVRLIAAAAIPSERGPLGIKVMAHGKDYFTDKTPFTTLEQLESARAMVTATNQKYMVYFSERLHVESAIYAGRLIRQGAIGRVLQVIGLGPHRLNASSRPEWFFEREKYGGILCDIGSHQIEQFLYYTDCKDASVVHSKVANYNHPSYPELEDFGDATLIGDNGATQYFRVDWFTPEGLGTWGDGRTMIMGTEGFIELRKYSDIGRSNTPDHVYWVNGEGEHYEHVAGKVGFPFFGELILDCLNRTEQAMTQAHVFKAAELCLKAQAQAVNLTPDLLK, translated from the coding sequence ATGAACAGAAAAGATGGTATGACCTATGCCCCCACGCATGAAACTAAACCAGTTGTAAAGCCAGGTGAGTTCATCATCGCTGCTATCGCACTTGATCACGGTCATATTTACGGGATGTGTAATGGACTCGTAGAGGCTGGTGCAGAGCTGAAATGGGTATATGATCCGGATGAGGAGAAGGTTAGAGCTTTCATGGCCAAATATCCGGGAGTCAGGGCTGCTGAGTCTATGAATGAAATATTGGAAGACTCTGAGGTCCGGTTAATTGCAGCGGCAGCTATCCCTTCGGAACGAGGACCTTTAGGTATTAAGGTAATGGCTCACGGGAAGGATTATTTTACAGATAAGACCCCTTTTACAACACTTGAACAGTTGGAATCCGCTCGAGCTATGGTCACAGCAACCAATCAGAAGTACATGGTCTACTTTAGTGAGCGTCTTCATGTTGAAAGCGCTATCTACGCAGGGCGGTTGATCCGTCAGGGGGCTATTGGTCGTGTTCTACAAGTCATTGGATTAGGACCGCATCGTTTAAATGCTTCTAGTCGCCCGGAATGGTTCTTCGAGCGGGAGAAATATGGCGGAATCCTGTGCGATATCGGCAGCCATCAAATAGAACAATTTTTGTATTATACAGATTGTAAGGATGCTTCAGTTGTTCACAGTAAGGTAGCAAATTATAATCATCCGTCTTACCCTGAATTGGAGGACTTTGGTGATGCAACGCTTATTGGGGACAATGGCGCAACCCAGTACTTCCGTGTGGATTGGTTTACGCCTGAAGGGCTCGGAACCTGGGGAGATGGGCGTACAATGATCATGGGAACTGAAGGCTTCATTGAACTCCGTAAATACAGTGATATCGGGCGTTCAAATACACCGGATCATGTGTACTGGGTGAATGGGGAAGGGGAGCATTATGAGCATGTAGCTGGAAAAGTTGGATTTCCGTTCTTTGGTGAACTAATCCTGGATTGTCTGAACCGGACGGAGCAGGCCATGACACAAGCACATGTCTTCAAAGCTGCAGAGCTATGTCTGAAGGCTCAAGCCCAAGCAGTTAATCTAACCCCCGATCTACTAAAATAA
- a CDS encoding Gfo/Idh/MocA family oxidoreductase, whose protein sequence is MNELGVAIIGCGAIFPLHAKAISAIEGVNPITIVDIDADKATRAGIEYACHATDDYREILNDDRIDVVHLCTPHYLHAEMAVDLLRAGKHVLTEKPIAVDLPSAMRMLEAAEQSTGQLGVAFQNRYNDASIYIKKTIDSGALGKLLCMKGVVTWHRNESYYKDSNWRGRWSTEGGGVLINQTIHTLDLLQWYGGEITSVKGSITTDVLDGVIEVEDTAHACIDFTNNVRGLFYGTNTYLENSPVELEIVFEEGTLNLRRDYLYLWKDGKESLVCEPIFSPTEGKSYWGTGHKRLIEDFYDHIISGRKFWLGGTEGIKALELVKRIYSSSQRNK, encoded by the coding sequence ATGAACGAACTTGGAGTAGCCATTATTGGTTGCGGGGCGATTTTTCCTCTCCATGCTAAAGCAATATCAGCTATAGAAGGTGTGAATCCGATTACGATTGTAGATATTGATGCTGATAAAGCTACACGTGCTGGAATTGAATATGCCTGCCATGCTACTGATGATTATAGAGAAATACTGAATGATGACCGTATTGATGTGGTACATCTTTGTACACCGCATTATCTTCATGCAGAAATGGCTGTAGATCTGTTGCGTGCAGGGAAGCATGTGTTAACTGAAAAGCCTATAGCCGTTGACCTTCCTTCTGCCATGCGTATGCTGGAAGCTGCGGAACAGAGTACAGGCCAGCTTGGTGTTGCGTTCCAGAACCGTTATAATGATGCTTCCATTTATATTAAGAAGACTATTGATTCTGGTGCATTAGGGAAATTACTTTGTATGAAGGGTGTCGTAACTTGGCACCGAAATGAAAGTTATTACAAAGATAGTAACTGGAGAGGACGATGGTCCACGGAAGGTGGAGGTGTTCTAATCAATCAGACCATTCATACCTTGGACTTACTCCAGTGGTATGGGGGTGAAATTACTTCTGTGAAGGGCAGTATTACCACGGATGTGCTTGATGGCGTCATTGAAGTAGAAGATACTGCCCATGCTTGTATCGACTTCACCAATAATGTTCGTGGGCTGTTTTATGGTACGAATACCTATCTTGAGAACTCTCCGGTGGAGTTGGAGATAGTCTTTGAGGAGGGGACACTTAACCTTCGTAGAGACTACTTGTATCTTTGGAAAGATGGGAAGGAAAGCTTGGTTTGCGAGCCTATATTCAGTCCAACGGAAGGTAAATCGTATTGGGGGACTGGGCATAAGAGACTGATTGAGGACTTTTATGACCATATTATCAGTGGACGAAAGTTTTGGCTGGGTGGTACTGAGGGGATAAAAGCGCTGGAGCTGGTGAAGCGTATTTATAGTTCGTCGCAGAGGAACAAATAA
- a CDS encoding malate:quinone oxidoreductase, with protein MGKSATETDVILIGAGIMSATLGTLLKELVPDWKIKVFEKLENAGEESSNEWNNAGTGHAALCELNYTVEKSNGTVDISKAIQINEQFQLSMQFWSYLVNRKLIHNPQDFIMPLPHMSLVLGEKNVAFLKRRFEALSKNPLFQGMEFSDDSRKLMEWIPLILQNRPSNEPIAATKIDTGTDVNFGALTRILFDHLKSKNVDLHYKHSVDGIKRTSDGSWDLKVKNDSGTIESHTAKFVFVGGGGGSLHLLQKSGIPEGKHIGGFPVSGIFMVCNNPDVIAQHHAKVYGKAKVGAPPMSVPHLDTRFIDNKKSLLFGPFAGFSPKFLKTGSMFDLITSVKPDNLLTMLSAGAKNMSLTKYLIEQVLLSKEKRMEELREFIPNAKIEDWDLVVAGQRVQVIKDTEDGKGILQFGTEVISAADGSIAALLGASPGASTAVHVMLEVLDKCFPQHIKEWEPKIKEMIPSYGLSLLENPELLHEVHTLTASTLGLGGKERVHS; from the coding sequence ATGGGCAAAAGTGCAACTGAAACAGACGTCATTTTAATTGGTGCTGGAATCATGAGTGCGACTTTAGGAACACTTTTAAAAGAATTAGTGCCGGATTGGAAGATTAAAGTGTTTGAAAAGCTCGAAAATGCAGGTGAGGAAAGCTCTAATGAATGGAATAATGCAGGAACTGGACATGCGGCGCTCTGCGAGCTTAACTACACTGTCGAAAAATCCAATGGAACTGTAGATATAAGTAAAGCTATCCAAATTAATGAACAGTTTCAGCTTTCAATGCAATTTTGGTCTTATTTGGTAAATCGTAAGCTGATACATAATCCGCAGGACTTTATCATGCCATTGCCCCATATGAGTTTGGTACTAGGGGAGAAGAATGTAGCTTTTTTGAAGAGAAGATTTGAAGCGCTGTCAAAGAATCCTTTGTTTCAAGGAATGGAATTTTCCGATGACTCTAGAAAACTAATGGAATGGATACCGCTTATTTTACAAAATCGTCCATCGAATGAACCTATAGCAGCAACAAAAATCGACACCGGCACAGATGTTAACTTTGGTGCTTTAACGCGCATATTATTTGACCACTTAAAGAGTAAAAATGTAGATCTTCATTATAAACATAGTGTGGATGGAATCAAACGTACGAGCGATGGGTCGTGGGACTTGAAAGTGAAAAACGACAGCGGTACCATTGAAAGCCATACTGCAAAATTCGTCTTTGTCGGTGGCGGGGGAGGAAGCCTACATTTACTGCAAAAATCCGGTATTCCTGAAGGGAAACATATTGGAGGATTCCCAGTAAGTGGAATATTTATGGTGTGTAATAATCCAGACGTTATTGCGCAGCATCATGCAAAAGTATACGGTAAAGCTAAGGTCGGAGCGCCTCCTATGTCTGTTCCCCATCTTGACACCAGATTTATTGACAATAAAAAATCGTTGCTATTTGGACCGTTTGCTGGCTTCTCGCCAAAATTTTTAAAAACCGGCTCAATGTTTGATTTAATAACTTCCGTAAAACCGGATAATCTCCTAACGATGTTGTCGGCAGGTGCAAAAAACATGTCTTTGACAAAATACCTAATCGAGCAAGTGTTGTTATCGAAAGAAAAGCGCATGGAAGAATTACGAGAGTTTATCCCGAATGCCAAAATCGAGGATTGGGATCTAGTTGTGGCAGGCCAACGCGTTCAGGTTATCAAAGATACAGAAGATGGGAAAGGAATCCTTCAATTTGGTACAGAGGTTATTAGCGCCGCAGATGGTTCGATTGCAGCATTATTAGGTGCTTCTCCAGGTGCTTCTACGGCTGTTCACGTGATGCTTGAAGTACTTGACAAATGTTTCCCTCAACATATAAAAGAGTGGGAACCGAAGATTAAAGAAATGATTCCTTCTTATGGCCTTTCACTATTAGAAAATCCAGAGCTTCTGCATGAAGTTCATACTTTAACGGCATCTACATTGGGTCTAGGTGGAAAAGAGCGAGTGCATAGTTAA
- a CDS encoding DUF2691 family protein, producing MRRGITFKIPNEHGKILGDLLKPFNTETFHWYIGGEESYFIQNDTLGEALFHKEIYGMDGRVLKELLESYEYYIIFANFKAFPKEKDVIDVQTYEEFLNSDCQLVLLVVDCEYATVYGKDQVKLEALYHNAIRNGYVDVQYITNENDFRTRLSVS from the coding sequence ATGAGACGAGGAATCACTTTTAAGATTCCTAATGAACATGGGAAAATACTTGGAGATCTATTAAAGCCATTTAATACAGAGACATTCCATTGGTATATAGGTGGTGAGGAGTCTTATTTTATTCAAAACGATACGTTGGGTGAGGCTCTGTTTCACAAAGAAATCTATGGAATGGACGGCAGAGTTTTGAAGGAGCTTTTAGAGAGTTACGAATACTATATTATCTTTGCGAACTTTAAGGCTTTTCCAAAAGAGAAGGACGTAATAGATGTTCAGACCTATGAGGAGTTCTTAAATAGTGATTGTCAGCTTGTGCTTTTAGTCGTGGATTGTGAATATGCTACGGTTTATGGTAAAGACCAGGTGAAGCTTGAAGCGCTGTACCATAACGCAATTCGAAATGGATATGTAGATGTTCAATACATTACTAACGAAAATGACTTCAGAACAAGATTATCTGTATCGTAG
- a CDS encoding CatB-related O-acetyltransferase, with protein MKQQLLNHWSEIKYLKDIVTNPMIEVGEYSYYSGYYDNHDFEDGCVRYLWGDETSRKLFNPIEDYGWHLDKLIIGNYVCIASDVIILMGGNHNHHPEWITVYPFVDQIETSYEPKGDTKIESDVWIGMNAMIMPGVKIGEGAIVAAGSVVVKDVPPYTIVGGNPANEIRKRFTDHEIEKLKEMRWFDWKREKIEQATSIFSSSSIDQLYDFYQREIKS; from the coding sequence TTGAAACAACAGTTGTTAAACCACTGGTCTGAAATTAAGTATTTAAAGGATATAGTCACCAACCCAATGATTGAGGTAGGGGAGTACTCTTACTACTCGGGTTATTACGATAATCATGATTTTGAAGATGGTTGCGTCAGATATCTCTGGGGGGACGAAACGTCCAGAAAGTTATTTAACCCGATCGAAGATTATGGTTGGCATTTAGATAAATTGATTATAGGAAATTATGTTTGCATTGCAAGTGATGTGATTATTCTGATGGGTGGAAATCACAATCATCATCCTGAATGGATTACCGTGTATCCTTTTGTAGACCAGATTGAAACCTCTTACGAACCCAAAGGGGATACGAAAATAGAAAGTGATGTCTGGATTGGGATGAATGCAATGATTATGCCCGGTGTGAAAATAGGTGAAGGAGCTATTGTTGCGGCAGGATCGGTTGTTGTAAAAGACGTTCCACCATATACAATAGTAGGCGGCAATCCTGCTAATGAGATCCGAAAACGTTTTACAGATCATGAAATCGAAAAGTTAAAGGAAATGCGTTGGTTCGATTGGAAACGTGAGAAAATTGAACAAGCCACGTCTATCTTTTCAAGTTCATCGATTGACCAGTTATATGATTTCTATCAAAGGGAAATAAAATCATAA
- a CDS encoding DUF3977 family protein, which yields MKYIEFGLGNTWFIRTETELEDGTEFEEKGIVKPVRFRSLYVRIWIGKTVVIIDLKEGFKKNRKVITRLRLFLV from the coding sequence ATGAAATATATTGAATTTGGTCTTGGCAATACATGGTTTATTAGAACTGAAACAGAGTTAGAGGATGGAACTGAATTTGAAGAAAAAGGAATTGTGAAACCGGTAAGGTTCCGTTCGCTATATGTCAGGATTTGGATTGGCAAAACCGTAGTTATCATAGACTTAAAGGAAGGTTTTAAAAAAAATAGAAAAGTTATAACGCGTTTAAGATTATTTTTGGTATAA
- a CDS encoding GNAT family N-acetyltransferase, with protein sequence MPPFLIHKYSPLRDKAQIERLLLHNNDLLKIFCQDEETNKDNILVALIKDTLLGFLSFNGFGRKPQATLFVSNEYDIMDVGSKLIEEYEKVLIHNELVEHTVFNVLSSDVELITVLERNNYRVYFTSYIMERMGDPFPSENILVRNYEENDYFEWDRVCELAFYHMRQRIGMYPSFFYTPVEWEREQFTKNKDNMFVMTVDGTIVAIGKIAGNKISIVAISIEHQSRGYGRAFVKFLVNEIIRKGEDKVTLEVVKGNFAKSLYESLGFKETEMYHNYIKYFRPDTRLSAPPENY encoded by the coding sequence ATGCCCCCTTTTTTAATACACAAATATAGTCCGCTAAGAGATAAGGCGCAAATTGAACGATTGTTACTTCACAATAATGATCTATTGAAGATTTTTTGTCAGGATGAAGAGACCAACAAAGATAATATTTTGGTTGCCCTCATTAAGGATACACTCTTAGGCTTTCTTTCATTTAATGGGTTCGGAAGAAAACCACAAGCGACCCTATTTGTTAGTAATGAGTATGACATAATGGATGTAGGATCGAAGTTAATAGAAGAATATGAAAAAGTACTTATACATAATGAATTAGTAGAGCATACAGTATTCAATGTTCTTTCTAGCGATGTTGAATTAATCACCGTCTTGGAAAGAAATAATTATCGCGTATACTTTACCTCATATATTATGGAACGAATGGGCGACCCTTTTCCTTCAGAGAATATCCTGGTTAGAAATTATGAGGAGAATGATTACTTTGAATGGGACAGAGTTTGCGAATTAGCATTTTATCATATGCGTCAGCGTATAGGCATGTATCCTTCGTTTTTTTATACACCTGTGGAATGGGAACGGGAACAGTTTACGAAAAATAAAGATAATATGTTTGTAATGACAGTTGATGGCACTATAGTAGCTATAGGGAAAATAGCAGGAAATAAAATAAGTATTGTTGCTATTTCGATAGAACATCAATCACGAGGTTATGGTAGAGCTTTTGTTAAATTTCTTGTTAATGAGATTATTCGCAAGGGCGAGGATAAGGTTACCCTTGAAGTAGTCAAAGGCAATTTTGCAAAATCGTTATATGAAAGTCTTGGATTTAAAGAGACAGAAATGTACCATAACTATATCAAGTATTTTAGACCAGACACTAGACTTAGTGCCCCGCCCGAGAATTATTAA
- a CDS encoding phosphoribulokinase: MDKVLYKIANSISSEVKRVTVGISGHGASGKTTFAHNLLKLLGHEGVNYMNTDPYIIGSHLRKYTVIDYEYNNEHHHNKMTACHPAAHNISALERDIRMMRDGLDFYTIDTNYLKSTMIASQNRVNIVEGMSVAFADPNLFDLKVYLYTDGDTELMRRSLRDVSERGTNINDLKKSHEERRIQYDLFMHPFHRNFDIVLQNSNEGYILMNSGGNYESCK; this comes from the coding sequence ATGGATAAGGTATTATATAAAATAGCCAATTCGATAAGCAGTGAGGTAAAAAGAGTCACCGTTGGGATATCGGGTCATGGTGCATCTGGAAAGACAACGTTTGCCCATAATCTTTTAAAGCTACTGGGACATGAGGGTGTAAATTATATGAATACTGACCCCTATATTATCGGTTCTCATCTTAGAAAGTACACTGTAATCGACTATGAATATAACAATGAACATCATCATAATAAAATGACAGCTTGTCACCCTGCTGCTCATAATATATCCGCTTTAGAAAGAGACATTCGAATGATGCGAGATGGTTTAGATTTTTATACAATAGACACGAATTATTTAAAGAGTACTATGATAGCTTCACAAAACAGAGTGAATATTGTAGAAGGCATGAGCGTTGCTTTTGCAGACCCGAACTTGTTTGATCTGAAAGTGTACTTATATACGGATGGAGACACTGAATTGATGAGGAGGAGTCTACGTGATGTCTCTGAAAGAGGAACAAATATTAATGATTTAAAAAAATCTCATGAAGAACGTAGAATTCAGTATGATTTGTTTATGCATCCTTTCCATCGAAACTTTGATATCGTTTTACAAAATTCCAATGAAGGTTATATTCTTATGAATTCAGGAGGGAATTATGAATCTTGCAAATAA
- the pgsA gene encoding CDP-diacylglycerol--glycerol-3-phosphate 3-phosphatidyltransferase, with translation MNLANKVTIARILLIPIFILLFSKYPDWPDGIYYAAIVFILASVTDKLDGYIARKYNQITNLGKLLDPLADKLLISAALILLVSQHRLYAWVALVIVAREVIITGIRLVAVSQKIVLQADRYGKIKMVSQVVAITVVMLDNHPFAFITNIPIDQILIYFALIITVYSGFNYIKNNYHSLKIES, from the coding sequence ATGAATCTTGCAAATAAAGTAACTATCGCCAGAATATTATTAATCCCCATCTTCATTCTACTTTTTTCAAAATATCCTGATTGGCCAGATGGAATTTATTATGCAGCCATTGTTTTTATACTCGCATCAGTCACTGACAAACTAGATGGGTATATTGCTAGGAAATATAATCAGATTACGAACCTTGGCAAGTTACTTGATCCATTGGCGGATAAGTTACTCATATCTGCTGCGTTGATCCTACTAGTAAGTCAGCATAGATTATACGCATGGGTAGCATTAGTTATTGTAGCAAGGGAAGTTATCATTACAGGGATTAGACTTGTCGCTGTCTCTCAGAAAATAGTGTTGCAAGCTGATCGATACGGCAAAATTAAAATGGTATCTCAAGTGGTTGCGATTACAGTTGTTATGTTAGACAATCATCCATTCGCCTTTATTACGAATATTCCTATTGATCAAATTTTAATCTATTTTGCATTAATCATAACTGTCTATTCTGGCTTTAACTACATAAAAAACAACTATCATTCTTTAAAAATAGAGAGCTGA
- a CDS encoding IS1182 family transposase has translation MISNQQSLNLSPFMAIYDIVVPKDNMLRQINDLVDFSFVHEELQNKYCLDNGRNAVPPIRMFKYLLLKSIFDLSDVDVVERSKYDMSLKYFLDMAPEDDVINPSSLTKFRKLRLKDVNLLDMLIQKTVEIALEKEIIKSRAIIVDATHTKSRFNQQSPKEILMEKSKLLRKAVYQINENMKDKFPPKTTTNELVDELDYCQKVIDAVEKEESIREYPKVKEKLNYLKEIVEDHVEHLQFSNDPDARVGHKTADSSFFGYKTHIAMNEERIITAAVITTGEKSDGKQLQSLITKSRKTGMEIDTIIGDTAYSEKENIQYAHENGLQLVSKLHPLITQGKRKKENEFEFNKDAGMYVCKAGQMATRRARTGTKNVGANQVDTYYFDIDKCKQCPLKEGCYKEGAKSKTYSISIKSTEHSEQHAFQEGEYFKEKSKERYKIEAKNSELKHRHGYDVATSSGLVGMHMQGAMAIFAVNLKRILTLIK, from the coding sequence ATGATTTCAAACCAACAATCCCTTAACCTCAGTCCATTTATGGCGATTTACGATATCGTCGTACCTAAAGATAATATGCTACGACAAATAAATGACCTCGTAGATTTTTCTTTTGTTCATGAAGAATTACAGAATAAATATTGCCTAGATAATGGTCGCAATGCCGTGCCTCCTATTCGTATGTTCAAGTATTTATTACTAAAATCGATTTTCGATTTATCCGATGTGGATGTCGTAGAACGTTCTAAATATGACATGTCGCTCAAATACTTCTTAGATATGGCGCCTGAAGACGATGTCATCAACCCTAGTTCACTCACGAAGTTTCGTAAACTTCGGTTGAAAGATGTGAACCTGCTCGACATGCTGATTCAAAAAACGGTGGAAATTGCATTGGAAAAAGAAATCATTAAAAGCCGCGCAATTATTGTGGATGCTACCCACACGAAATCACGATTCAATCAGCAATCACCCAAAGAAATATTGATGGAGAAGTCTAAGCTGTTGCGCAAGGCCGTTTATCAAATCAATGAAAACATGAAAGATAAATTCCCGCCAAAAACAACTACAAACGAATTAGTGGATGAACTGGACTATTGCCAAAAAGTAATTGACGCCGTGGAAAAAGAAGAAAGTATCCGCGAATATCCAAAGGTAAAGGAAAAGTTGAACTACTTAAAGGAAATCGTAGAAGATCACGTGGAGCACCTTCAATTTTCTAATGATCCAGATGCACGTGTGGGTCACAAAACAGCCGACTCTTCTTTTTTTGGCTATAAAACACATATTGCAATGAATGAAGAACGTATTATTACAGCTGCAGTAATTACAACAGGTGAAAAAAGTGATGGAAAACAACTTCAATCCTTGATTACTAAAAGTCGTAAAACGGGTATGGAAATCGATACGATCATTGGAGATACAGCCTATTCTGAGAAAGAGAATATCCAATATGCCCATGAAAATGGATTGCAATTAGTATCCAAATTACACCCATTAATTACGCAAGGAAAACGTAAAAAAGAAAATGAATTTGAGTTTAATAAAGATGCAGGAATGTACGTTTGTAAAGCCGGACAGATGGCAACTCGCAGGGCACGTACGGGGACAAAAAATGTAGGAGCAAATCAAGTAGATACCTATTACTTTGATATCGATAAGTGTAAGCAATGCCCCTTAAAAGAAGGTTGTTATAAAGAAGGAGCAAAATCGAAAACCTATTCAATCAGTATCAAATCAACGGAGCATAGCGAGCAGCACGCGTTCCAAGAAGGAGAATATTTCAAAGAAAAGTCAAAAGAGCGCTATAAAATTGAAGCGAAGAATAGTGAATTAAAACACCGACATGGGTATGATGTGGCAACTTCCTCAGGTCTTGTTGGCATGCACATGCAAGGGGCAATGGCCATATTCGCTGTCAATCTCAAACGAATATTGACGTTAATAAAGTAA
- a CDS encoding DUF2975 domain-containing protein: MKQGSTLFLKIVIVLIGLPVLALCIFFVPAIANFAVELYPDYSFIKYLIFIDLYASAIPFYIALYQAFKLLGYIDKNNAFSEISVRVLKNIKNCAITICGVYVAGMPLYYLIGEKDDAPGIIVIAMVVIFASMVIAVFAAVLQKLLKEAIDIKSENDLTV; this comes from the coding sequence ATGAAACAAGGATCAACACTTTTTTTAAAGATCGTTATAGTTCTTATTGGACTTCCAGTACTTGCTTTGTGTATATTTTTCGTACCTGCAATTGCGAATTTTGCAGTAGAATTATATCCCGATTATAGTTTTATTAAATATCTCATTTTCATCGATTTGTATGCATCGGCGATACCTTTTTATATTGCACTGTATCAAGCTTTTAAACTGTTAGGCTATATTGACAAGAACAATGCTTTCTCGGAAATATCTGTACGGGTATTAAAAAATATAAAAAATTGTGCAATTACAATCTGTGGTGTGTATGTTGCAGGGATGCCGCTCTATTATCTCATTGGTGAGAAAGATGATGCCCCGGGTATCATAGTTATCGCTATGGTCGTGATTTTTGCTTCCATGGTGATTGCAGTTTTTGCTGCAGTTCTCCAAAAGCTTTTGAAGGAAGCTATTGATATAAAATCAGAAAATGACTTAACGGTCTGA
- a CDS encoding helix-turn-helix transcriptional regulator, which translates to MAIIINIDVMLAKRKMSVTELSERVGITMANLSILKNGKAKAVRLSTLEAICKALECQPGDILEYKSEEDT; encoded by the coding sequence ATGGCGATTATTATTAATATTGACGTGATGCTGGCTAAAAGAAAAATGAGCGTAACTGAACTTTCGGAGCGGGTTGGAATAACAATGGCTAACCTGTCTATATTGAAAAATGGAAAGGCAAAAGCGGTACGATTATCAACGTTAGAGGCGATCTGCAAGGCTTTAGAATGTCAGCCTGGCGATATTTTAGAATACAAAAGTGAAGAGGACACTTAA
- a CDS encoding DUF2975 domain-containing protein, which yields MKRETLFLKIVVILIGIPVLALCIFWLPTIPNKAAGDYPMYLVYPVLIGVYATVMAYFVALYQALRLLSYIDTNKAFSELSIKALKNIIYCAIIISILYAAGMPLIYEMAQEADAPGLIVLGLVMTCAPIVIAVFAAVLQKLLKNAIEIKSENDLTV from the coding sequence ATGAAACGAGAAACACTCTTTTTAAAGATAGTTGTTATTCTTATTGGAATTCCGGTTCTTGCTTTGTGTATTTTTTGGTTGCCTACGATACCTAATAAGGCAGCTGGAGATTATCCGATGTATTTGGTTTATCCCGTTCTTATAGGGGTATATGCAACGGTGATGGCATATTTCGTAGCGTTATATCAGGCGTTAAGACTTCTAAGCTACATTGACACGAACAAAGCGTTCTCAGAACTATCCATTAAGGCTTTAAAAAATATAATATACTGTGCAATCATCATCAGTATCTTATATGCGGCGGGCATGCCACTTATTTACGAAATGGCACAAGAAGCCGATGCACCAGGTCTCATAGTACTCGGACTTGTCATGACTTGCGCTCCAATAGTAATAGCGGTCTTTGCTGCTGTTCTTCAAAAGCTCTTAAAAAATGCCATAGAAATAAAATCAGAAAATGACTTAACAGTCTGA
- a CDS encoding helix-turn-helix transcriptional regulator yields MAIIVNIDVMLAKRKMSVTELTERVGITMANLSILKNGKAKAIRLSTFDAICKALECQPGDILEYLMDEDT; encoded by the coding sequence ATGGCGATTATAGTGAATATTGACGTGATGTTAGCTAAAAGAAAAATGAGCGTTACAGAGCTTACAGAAAGGGTTGGAATTACAATGGCTAATCTTTCTATATTGAAAAATGGAAAAGCAAAAGCGATTCGATTATCAACGTTTGATGCGATTTGTAAAGCTTTAGAATGTCAGCCTGGAGATATTTTAGAATACCTAATGGACGAAGATACTTAA